A window of the Oscillospiraceae bacterium genome harbors these coding sequences:
- a CDS encoding ATP-binding protein, with amino-acid sequence MQVQDNGIAESEIPHIFERFYRVEKSRNTKRGGSGLGLAITKGLINELGGKITVKSRLHSGSTFTIQFPLLQQSETQQPLLLQRPC; translated from the coding sequence ATGCAGGTGCAGGATAACGGCATTGCCGAATCAGAAATTCCGCATATATTTGAGCGCTTTTACCGTGTGGAAAAATCCAGGAATACAAAGCGCGGCGGCTCCGGCCTGGGACTTGCCATTACAAAAGGCCTGATAAATGAACTCGGCGGCAAAATTACAGTAAAGAGCCGGCTGCATTCCGGCAGCACCTTCACAATACAGTTCCCGCTGTTACAGCAAAGCGAAACACAGCAGCCGCTTTTATTGCAAAGGCCCTGCTAA
- a CDS encoding response regulator transcription factor, with protein MKRVPIIILSAKSEETGKVIGLGVGADDYMTKPFGIRELRARINAHLRRVEQDMPEDETIRVGGLKIEPSAHLVSVDGKSVNLTLTEYQILKYMAENVGHVITRETLVSALSESMSIEIGSINIHMLNLRRKIGEQYFMTVRGLGYKLVIPEKS; from the coding sequence ATGAAGCGGGTGCCGATTATCATTCTTTCGGCAAAAAGTGAAGAAACCGGCAAAGTAATCGGCCTTGGCGTAGGTGCCGATGATTACATGACAAAACCTTTTGGTATCCGTGAACTGAGGGCACGGATTAATGCCCACCTCAGGCGGGTAGAACAGGATATGCCGGAAGACGAAACTATCCGGGTTGGCGGGCTAAAAATTGAGCCGTCTGCCCACTTGGTCAGTGTGGACGGCAAATCCGTGAATTTAACATTGACTGAGTATCAAATCTTAAAATATATGGCAGAAAACGTCGGGCATGTCATTACACGGGAAACCTTGGTCTCAGCACTGAGCGAAAGCATGTCCATTGAAATCGGTTCTATCAATATTCATATGCTGAATCTGCGAAGAAAAATCGGCGAACAGTATTTTATGACAGTTCGAGGCCTTGGCTACAAGCTGGTAATTCCCGAAAAGTCATAA